A stretch of Myxococcus hansupus DNA encodes these proteins:
- a CDS encoding CHAT domain-containing protein, translating into MLKPAYDKVLVLALATPVLVLTVLLARTPSKGSGAPVSPQFWTERRAASRIEARLTHPEADLYRRRTSAGGCPVPPEPIPLRDLARLEEAGDLSGIAAAYALQGEWNQAASFLERLPSSPDRDSDLAAVYLARGSHEQALRLLDGALKAQPRHAQAMWNRALVLQEMGLTMKAADTFEQVALLNEQGWSQEAKANAREQRDATLERARRWKEARDATLALVDDPRAPLPLEAARKDPGVVRQAFYEAVRASPSKERVLALMPLAQELDRGHGGSTLADYIKRVSGRNFTRRGELARDYASLVRGKLDRPDRLLERVQASGEDDLFLGTAQHARATRRLLTQVVERAKRQNDPWFNLYIEREEAIRETAEGKWWKAEQRFFNALQRCREEGLSARCVDLELRLGILYADLQRLTEGEQHIRTAWSWARQLREWDMEFTALEVLAAITRSRGDFASSRAYIEEWSARGRGNCVWPRENLAHAYYLDNRMDDARREVDANAACENEPLSLLFAVNLAELSRTRPKPGDEALLQRALTWANHSNPMPSDAVYARYVEGRFLLDADRTRGQALLRQTLTEAEALSRGDSLAREAWALSYSSLVTDAGKAGEYTQALELMAAQLGTPVPQRCALAAAVHGERTVLVARGMAGEVLGHYESDRQGPFSRVDTSRLVPERLRQALRGCGHVDVLAWPPVFGRTDLLPPDVAWSFRLGRTSQPRATPTARRLVVSSVDAPALLQLPRLPPWFPAQEQEAVPLQVLSGSDATPARVLADMRDATEIEIHAHGIMDPSLSDASLVVLSPETSGRYALTADVVRQQKLTGAPMVFLAACSAGRAASSTTSHEPFSLPAAFIDAGARAVLASTVDIPDAAGRFFDGVRRRIREGAQPAVALRDERRRWLDRDHRAGWTRHVILVESY; encoded by the coding sequence ATGTTGAAGCCGGCGTACGACAAAGTCCTGGTCCTGGCGCTGGCCACGCCCGTGTTGGTGTTGACCGTCCTGCTTGCCCGCACGCCCTCCAAGGGAAGCGGAGCGCCCGTCTCGCCGCAGTTCTGGACGGAGCGCCGCGCCGCGTCGCGCATCGAGGCCCGGCTCACGCATCCGGAAGCAGACCTCTACCGGCGGCGGACTTCAGCGGGCGGCTGCCCCGTTCCTCCCGAACCGATTCCGCTGCGAGACCTCGCCCGGCTGGAAGAGGCGGGGGATTTGTCCGGAATCGCGGCGGCTTATGCCCTCCAGGGTGAGTGGAACCAGGCGGCCTCCTTCCTGGAGCGCCTGCCTTCCTCCCCGGACCGCGACAGTGATCTGGCCGCGGTGTACCTGGCCCGGGGCTCCCATGAGCAGGCCCTGCGCTTGCTGGACGGCGCGCTGAAGGCGCAGCCGCGTCATGCGCAGGCCATGTGGAACCGCGCGCTCGTGCTCCAGGAGATGGGGCTCACGATGAAGGCGGCGGACACCTTCGAACAGGTGGCGCTGCTGAATGAGCAGGGCTGGAGCCAGGAGGCCAAGGCCAACGCCCGCGAGCAACGCGACGCCACGCTGGAGCGCGCGCGCCGGTGGAAGGAGGCGCGGGACGCCACGCTTGCGCTGGTGGATGACCCGCGGGCGCCCCTTCCGCTGGAGGCGGCCCGGAAGGACCCGGGCGTCGTCCGTCAGGCCTTCTATGAGGCGGTCCGCGCTTCGCCTTCGAAGGAGCGGGTCCTGGCGCTGATGCCCCTGGCGCAGGAGCTGGACCGGGGGCATGGCGGCTCCACGCTGGCGGACTACATCAAGCGCGTGAGCGGCCGGAACTTCACGCGCCGCGGCGAGCTGGCCCGCGACTACGCGTCCCTGGTGCGGGGCAAGCTGGACCGGCCGGACCGGCTGCTGGAGCGCGTGCAGGCCTCCGGCGAGGACGACCTCTTCCTGGGCACGGCGCAGCATGCGCGCGCCACGCGCCGGTTGCTGACGCAGGTGGTGGAGCGCGCGAAGCGCCAGAACGACCCCTGGTTCAACCTCTACATCGAGCGCGAGGAGGCCATCCGCGAGACGGCCGAGGGCAAGTGGTGGAAGGCCGAGCAGCGCTTCTTCAACGCGCTCCAGCGCTGCCGCGAGGAAGGGCTCTCCGCGCGCTGCGTCGACCTGGAGCTGCGGCTGGGCATCCTCTACGCCGACCTGCAGCGGCTCACCGAAGGGGAACAGCACATCCGCACCGCCTGGTCCTGGGCGCGCCAGTTGCGCGAATGGGACATGGAGTTCACCGCGCTGGAGGTGCTGGCCGCCATCACCCGCTCGCGGGGGGATTTCGCCAGCTCGCGCGCCTATATCGAGGAGTGGTCCGCGCGCGGCCGTGGCAACTGCGTCTGGCCCCGGGAGAACCTGGCCCACGCGTACTATCTGGACAACCGCATGGACGACGCGCGCCGCGAGGTGGACGCGAACGCCGCGTGCGAGAACGAGCCGCTCAGCCTGCTCTTCGCCGTCAACCTCGCGGAGCTGTCACGCACCCGGCCAAAGCCCGGGGACGAGGCGCTGCTCCAGCGCGCGTTGACGTGGGCCAATCACAGCAATCCCATGCCCAGCGATGCGGTTTACGCCCGCTACGTGGAGGGCCGCTTCCTGCTGGACGCCGACCGGACGCGGGGCCAGGCCTTGCTGCGGCAGACCCTCACCGAGGCGGAGGCGCTGTCCCGTGGGGACTCGCTGGCGCGCGAGGCCTGGGCGCTGAGCTACTCCTCGCTCGTCACCGACGCGGGCAAGGCGGGGGAGTACACCCAGGCCCTGGAGTTGATGGCCGCGCAGCTCGGCACGCCCGTGCCTCAGCGGTGCGCCCTGGCTGCGGCCGTGCACGGTGAGCGCACGGTGTTGGTGGCGCGGGGGATGGCGGGGGAGGTGCTGGGACACTACGAGTCGGACCGGCAGGGGCCCTTCAGCCGCGTGGACACCTCGCGCCTGGTGCCGGAGCGGCTGCGCCAGGCCCTGCGGGGCTGTGGGCACGTGGACGTGCTGGCGTGGCCTCCTGTCTTCGGGCGCACGGACCTGCTGCCGCCGGATGTGGCGTGGAGCTTCCGGCTGGGCCGCACGTCGCAGCCCCGCGCCACGCCCACGGCGCGGCGGCTGGTCGTGTCCAGCGTGGACGCGCCCGCGCTGCTCCAGCTTCCGCGGCTGCCCCCGTGGTTCCCCGCGCAGGAGCAGGAGGCGGTGCCGCTGCAGGTGCTCTCCGGCTCGGACGCCACGCCCGCGCGGGTGCTGGCGGACATGCGTGACGCCACGGAGATTGAAATCCACGCCCACGGCATCATGGACCCGTCGCTGTCGGACGCCTCGTTGGTGGTGCTGTCCCCGGAGACGAGCGGCCGGTACGCGCTCACTGCGGACGTGGTGCGCCAGCAGAAGCTCACGGGCGCGCCCATGGTCTTCCTGGCCGCGTGCAGCGCCGGCCGTGCGGCGAGCTCCACCACGAGCCACGAGCCCTTCAGCCTGCCCGCGGCCTTCATCGACGCGGGCGCGCGCGCCGTGCTGGCCTCCACGGTGGACATCCCGGATGCCGCTGGCCGCTTCTTCGACGGGGTCCGCCGCCGCATCCGCGAGGGCGCGCAGCCCGCGGTGGCCCTGCGGGACGAACGCCGGCGTTGGTTGGACCGGGACCACCGGGCCGGGTGGACCCGGCATGTCATCCTGGTGGAGTCATATTGA